One Meles meles chromosome 13, mMelMel3.1 paternal haplotype, whole genome shotgun sequence DNA segment encodes these proteins:
- the OGA gene encoding protein O-GlcNAcase: MVQKESQAALEERESELNSNPAASAGASLEPPAAPAPGEDNPAGAGVAAVAGAAGGARRFLCGVVEGFYGRPWVMEQRKELFRRLQKWELNTYLYAPKDDYKHRMFWREMYSVEEAEQLMTLISAAREYEIEFIYAISPGLDITFSNPKEVSTLKRKLDQVSQFGCRSFALLFDDIDHNMCAADKEVFSSFAHAQVSITNEIYQYLGEPETFLFCPTEYCGTFCYPNVSQSPYLRTVGEKLLPGIEVLWTGPKVVSKEIPVESIEEVSKIIKRAPVIWDNIHANDYDQKRLFLGPYKGRSTELIPRLKGVLTNPNCEFEANYVAIHTLATWYKSNMNGVRKDVVMTDSEDSTVSIQIKLENEGSDEDIETDVLYSPQMALKLALTEWLQEFGVPHQYSSRQVAHSGAKASVVDGTPLVATPSLNATTVVTTVYQEPIMSQGAALSGEPTALTKEEEKKQPDEEPMDMVVEKQEETDHKNESQILTEIVEAKMAEELKPMDTDKESIAESKSPEMSMQEDCISDIAPMQTDEQTNKEQFVPGPNEKPLYTVEPVTLEDLQLLADLFYLPYEHGPKGAQMLREFQWLRANSSVVSVNCKGKDSEKIEEWRSRAAKFEEMCGLVMGMFTRLSNCANRTILYDMYSYVWDIKSIMSMVKSFVQWLGCRSHSSAQFLIGDQEPWAFRGGLAGEFQRLLPIDGANDLFFQPPPLTPTSKVYTIRPYFPKDEASVYKICREMYDDGVGLPFQSQPDLIGDKLVGGLLSLSLDYCFVLEDEDGICGYALGTVDVTPFIKKCKISWIPFMQEKYTKPNGDKELSEAEKIMLSFHEEQEVLPETFLANFPSLIKMDIHKKVTDPSVAKSMMACLLSSLKANGSRGAFCEVRPDDKRILEFYSKLGCFEIAKMEGFPKDVVILGRSL; this comes from the exons GATTTTATGGAAGACCTTGGGTTATGGAACAGAGAAAAGAACTCTTTAGAAG GCTCCAGAAGTGGGAATTAAATACGTACTTATATGCCCCAAAAGATGACTACAAACATAGGATGTTTTGGCGAGAGATGTATTCTGTGGAGGAAGCTg AGCAACTTATGACTCTCATCTCTGCTGCACGGGAATACGAGATAGAGTTCATCTATGCTATCTCACCTGGTTTGGATATTACCTTTTCTAACCCCAAGGAAGTATCTACATTGAAACGCAAACTGGACCAG GTTTCTCAGTTTGGGTGCAGGTCGTTTGCCTTGCTTTTTGATGATATTGACCATAATATGTGTGCAGCAGACAAAGAGGTATTCAGTTCTTTTGCTCATGCCCAGGTCTCCATCACAAACGAAATTTATCAGTACTTAGGAGAGCCAGAAACTTTCCTCTTCTGTCCCACAG AATATTGTGGCACTTTCTGTTATCCAAATGTGTCTCAGTCTCCTTATTTAAGGACTGTGGGTGAAAAGCTTCTACCTGGAATTGAGGTGCTTTGGACAG GTCCTAAAGTTGTTTCTAAAGAAATTCCGGTGGAGTCCATTGAAGAGGTTTCTAAGATTATTAAGAGAGCTCCAGTAATCTGGGATAACATTCATGCTAATGATTATGATCAGAAGAGACTGTTTCTGGGGCCATACAAGGGAAGATCCACAGAACTCATCCCACGGTTAAAAGGAGTCCTTACTAATCCAAATTGTGAATTTGAAGCTAACTATGTTGCCATCCACACCCTTGCCACCTGGTACAAATCAAACATGAATGGAGTGAGAAAAGATGTAGTGATGA CTGACAGTGAAGACAGTACTGTATCAATCCAGATAAAGTTAGAAAATGAAGGCAGTGATGAAGATATTGAAACTGATGTGCTCTATAGTCCACAGATGGCTCTAAAGTTAGCTTTAACAGAATGGTTGCAGGAGTTTGGTGTACCTCATCAGTATAGCA gtaggcaagttgcacacagtGGAGCTAAAGCAAGTGTAGTTGATGGGACACCCTTAGTTGCAACACCCTCTTTAAATGCCACAACTGTAGTTACAACAGTTTATCAGGAGCCCATTATGAGCCAGGGAGCAGCCTTGAGTGGTGAGCCTACAGCTCTgaccaaggaagaagaaaagaaacaaccagATGAGGAACCCATGGACATGGTAGTggaaaaacaagaagaaacagaccaCAAGAATGAGAGTCAAATACTAACTGAAATTGTTGAAGCTAAAATGGCTGAGGAATTGAAACCAATGGACACAGATAAAGAGAGCATAGCTGAATCAAAATCCCCAGAGATGTCTATGCAGGAAGATTGCATTAGTGATATTGCCCCTATGCAGACTGATGAACAGACAAACAAGGAGCAGTTTGTGCCAGGTCCAAATGAAAAGCCTCTGTACACTGTGGAACCAGTGACTTTGGAGGATTTGCAGTTGCTTGCTGACCTATTCTACCTTCCTTATGAGCATGGACCCAAAGGAGCACAGATGTTAAGAGAGTTCCAGTGGCTTCGAGCAAACAGCAGTGTTGTTAGTGTCAATTGCAAAGGAAAAGACTCTGAAAAA ATTGAAGAATGGCGGTCACGAGCAGCCAAGTTTGAGGAGATGTGCGGATTGGTGATGGGAATGTTCACTCGGCTCTCCAACTGTGCCAATAGGACAATCCTTTATGACATGTACTCCTATGTTTGGGATATCAAGAGTATAATGTCTATGGTGAAGTCTTTTGTACAGTGGTTAG GGTGTCGTAGTCATTCTTCAGCACAGTTCTTAATTGGAGACCAAGAACCCTGGGCCTTTAGAGGTGGTCTAGCAGGAGAGTTCCAG CGTTTGCTGCCTATTGATGGGGCAAATGATCTCTTTTTTCAACCACCCCCACTGACTCCTACCTCCAAAGTTTATACTATCAGACCATATTTTCCTAAAGATGAG GCTTCCGTGTACAAGATTTGCAGAGAAATGTATGACGATGGAGTGGGTTTACCTTTTCAAAGTCAGCCTGACCTTATTGGAGACAA GTTAGTGGGAGGGCTGCTTTCCCTCAGCCTGGATTACTGTTTTGTCCTAGAAGATGAAGATGGCATATGTGGTTATGCCCTGGGCACTGTAGATGTTACCCCCTTCattaagaaatgtaaaatttcctGGATTCCCTTCATGCAGGAGAAGTATACCAAGCCAAATGGTGACAAAGAACTCTCTGAGGCTGAG aaaataatgTTGAGTTTCCATGAAGAGCAGGAAGTATTGCCAGAAACTTTCCTTGCCAACTTCCCTTCCCTGATAAAGATGGATATTCACAAAAAAGTAACTGACCCAAGCGTAGCCAAAAGCATGATGGCTTGCCTCCTGTCTTCACTGAAGGCTAATG gCTCCCGGGGGGCTTTCTGTGAAGTGAGACCAGATGATAAAAGAATTCTGGAATTTTACAGCAAGTTAGGCTGTTTTGAAATTGCAAAAATGGAAGGATTTCCAAAGGATGTGGTTATACTTGGTCGAAGCCTGTGA